One Williamsia phyllosphaerae DNA segment encodes these proteins:
- a CDS encoding ABC transporter permease — protein MTYLFTHFDKVWSLLLEHLKLSLIPIVVALVIAIPLGLAVHRSSVARRIAVIVGSVVFTVPSIALFIVLPSLINTRILSDVNVIVALALYATALLVRSIPEALDAVPVASLDAAEAVGYKPWERVVKVQLPLAIPVLIASIRVVSVTNISMVSVGSVIGFGGLGKLFTEGYSRNYTGEIIAGIIATVVLALVIDVILVALGRVLTPWTRASRPTRRLRRRAVPATTPQTTGMAAEGATA, from the coding sequence ATGACCTACCTGTTCACGCACTTCGACAAGGTCTGGAGCCTGCTGCTCGAGCACCTCAAGCTCTCGCTCATCCCGATCGTCGTGGCCCTGGTCATCGCGATCCCGCTCGGGCTCGCGGTGCACCGGTCGTCGGTGGCCCGCCGGATCGCGGTCATCGTCGGATCGGTGGTGTTCACCGTCCCGTCGATCGCGCTGTTCATCGTCCTGCCGTCACTGATCAACACCCGCATCCTCTCCGACGTCAACGTGATCGTGGCGTTGGCGCTGTATGCGACCGCGTTGCTGGTCCGTTCGATTCCCGAGGCGCTCGACGCGGTCCCGGTCGCCTCCCTCGACGCCGCCGAGGCCGTCGGGTACAAACCGTGGGAACGTGTCGTCAAAGTGCAGCTGCCACTCGCGATCCCGGTCCTCATCGCGTCGATCCGGGTCGTGTCCGTCACGAACATCTCGATGGTGTCGGTCGGGTCGGTGATCGGATTCGGCGGACTGGGCAAGCTCTTCACCGAGGGATACAGCCGTAACTACACCGGGGAGATCATCGCGGGCATCATCGCCACAGTCGTCCTCGCGCTGGTCATCGACGTGATCCTGGTGGCACTCGGACGTGTGCTGACCCCGTGGACGCGGGCGTCGCGTCCGACCCGACGATTGCGTCGCCGCGCGGTCCCGGCGACGACGCCGCAGACCACCGGAATGGCCGCCGAGGGGGCCACGGCATGA
- a CDS encoding ABC transporter permease has product MSGILSDTVSYLTTGSNWSGTADVDGLGLLIGQHLEYTVIAVAVAAVVAVPLGLLVGHTGKGEVVVVGLVNVLRSLPTLGLLLLFILWMGLGLTPTMFALILLGIPPMLAGAYSGVANVDRVVVDASRAMGHSELQILLRVELPNALPLILGGLRNATLQIVATAAIAAYAGLGGLGRPIFDGLATYDYPPMIAGSLLVTILALVLDSLLAGLVWLSMPGTGRLRPAPTLVRG; this is encoded by the coding sequence ATGAGCGGGATCCTCTCCGACACCGTCTCCTACCTGACGACGGGCTCGAACTGGTCGGGCACCGCCGACGTCGACGGACTCGGTCTGCTGATCGGCCAGCACCTGGAGTACACCGTGATCGCGGTGGCCGTCGCCGCCGTCGTCGCGGTCCCGCTCGGTCTCCTGGTGGGCCACACCGGCAAGGGCGAGGTGGTGGTGGTCGGGCTGGTCAACGTACTGCGTTCGCTGCCCACACTCGGACTCCTGCTGCTGTTCATCCTGTGGATGGGCCTGGGCCTGACCCCGACGATGTTCGCGCTGATCCTGCTGGGCATCCCGCCGATGTTGGCCGGCGCCTACTCGGGCGTCGCCAACGTCGACCGGGTCGTGGTCGACGCATCGCGTGCGATGGGGCACAGCGAACTGCAGATATTGCTGCGGGTGGAACTGCCCAACGCACTCCCGCTGATCCTCGGCGGCCTCCGCAACGCGACCCTGCAGATCGTCGCCACCGCCGCGATCGCCGCATATGCCGGACTCGGTGGGCTCGGACGCCCGATCTTCGACGGCCTCGCCACCTACGACTACCCGCCGATGATCGCGGGGTCGCTGCTGGTCACGATTCTCGCCCTCGTCCTGGATTCGCTGCTCGCCGGGCTGGTGTGGTTGTCGATGCCGGGAACAGGGCGTCTGCGGCCCGCGCCCACACTGGTCCGCGGGTGA
- a CDS encoding putative glycolipid-binding domain-containing protein, translated as MSSSQDPQPRGSVPADDFKSVLTWRGANKTRLEQARVQVSGNRIKAYGQIIGAATDEHEAFSATYDLLTNDAGITRRLAVHLIRASGETQISITRDGENTWLVQTPQGMERGAFGGAEDVDLALSPLFNALPIRRHNLHREPGEVEVPVVYLYLPEATVTAATVHYTATADAITVVSPVSDGATITVDPTGFVQDYSGLADRV; from the coding sequence GTGAGCTCTTCTCAGGATCCCCAGCCCCGTGGTTCCGTCCCGGCCGACGATTTCAAGTCCGTCCTCACCTGGCGGGGGGCGAACAAGACGCGCCTCGAGCAGGCTCGTGTGCAGGTGTCCGGTAACCGGATCAAGGCGTACGGGCAGATCATCGGCGCCGCGACCGACGAGCACGAGGCGTTCAGCGCCACCTACGACCTGCTCACCAACGACGCAGGCATCACCCGTCGGCTCGCGGTCCACCTGATCCGGGCGAGCGGCGAGACGCAGATCTCGATCACCCGTGACGGCGAGAACACCTGGCTGGTGCAGACCCCACAGGGCATGGAGCGCGGCGCCTTCGGTGGGGCCGAGGATGTCGACCTCGCGCTCAGCCCCCTGTTCAACGCACTGCCCATCCGCAGGCACAACCTGCACCGCGAACCCGGCGAGGTCGAGGTGCCGGTCGTCTACCTCTATCTCCCCGAGGCGACCGTGACCGCCGCGACGGTGCACTACACCGCCACCGCGGACGCCATCACCGTCGTGTCGCCGGTGTCCGACGGCGCCACCATCACCGTCGACCCGACCGGATTCGTGCAGGACTACTCGGGGCTCGCCGACCGCGTCTGA
- a CDS encoding prephenate dehydrogenase has translation MSANDSICVLGLGLIGGSLLRAATAAGRVGFGYNRSPATVDEARDAGYDADADLDVVLTRAATQDALIVIATPVTALDPILGAIARHAPNCALTDVISVKAVVAQAVAEHGLSDRYVGGHPMAGTAESGWAATDPALFTGATWVVGTDDGVDPEVWQSVSALAGDVGAVVVPVATDDHDRAVAAISHLPHLTAAVTAAVGGGEGALALRLAAGSFRDGTRVAGTAVPLQRAMLEANAPALLITLSETIDRLTRARDELRDRGSVQVVADNGHRARLRYEEMAGDEPDPIVDVEIGAPGWTGDLRHQAHLGRVWRGAQTRSASPE, from the coding sequence ATGTCTGCCAACGACAGCATCTGCGTACTCGGACTCGGTCTGATCGGGGGGTCGCTACTGCGCGCGGCCACTGCGGCCGGCCGCGTCGGGTTCGGCTACAACCGATCGCCCGCGACCGTCGACGAGGCGCGCGACGCCGGATACGACGCCGACGCCGATCTCGACGTGGTCCTCACCCGCGCGGCGACCCAGGACGCGTTGATCGTCATCGCGACACCGGTCACCGCGCTCGACCCGATCCTCGGCGCGATCGCCCGGCACGCGCCGAACTGTGCGCTGACCGATGTGATCAGCGTCAAAGCGGTTGTCGCACAGGCTGTCGCAGAACACGGACTGTCCGACCGGTACGTCGGCGGCCATCCGATGGCCGGCACGGCGGAGTCGGGGTGGGCGGCCACCGACCCGGCGCTGTTCACGGGGGCCACCTGGGTGGTGGGGACCGACGACGGCGTCGACCCGGAGGTGTGGCAGTCGGTCTCGGCTCTGGCCGGAGATGTCGGCGCGGTGGTCGTCCCGGTCGCGACCGACGACCACGACAGGGCGGTTGCCGCGATCTCGCACCTGCCGCACCTCACCGCGGCGGTGACCGCGGCCGTCGGCGGGGGCGAGGGCGCCCTCGCGCTGCGCCTGGCCGCGGGCAGTTTCCGCGACGGGACCCGGGTGGCGGGCACCGCGGTACCGCTGCAGCGGGCGATGCTCGAGGCCAATGCGCCGGCGTTGCTGATCACGCTGAGCGAGACCATCGATCGACTCACCCGAGCTCGCGACGAGCTGCGCGACCGCGGTTCGGTCCAGGTGGTCGCCGACAACGGTCACCGGGCGCGGCTGCGCTACGAGGAGATGGCGGGCGACGAGCCCGACCCGATCGTCGACGTCGAGATCGGTGCTCCGGGATGGACCGGCGATCTGCGCCATCAGGCGCATCTCGGTCGGGTGTGGCGGGGCGCTCAGACGCGGTCGGCGAGCCCCGAGTAG
- a CDS encoding tRNA adenosine deaminase-associated protein: MAAASSDELDGFAVAVVREEGKWTVTAMDNKSLSSLSDAENLLREMRSAGAVFGLLDIDDEFFVVIRPAPSGSRLLLSDATASIDYDIAADVLDAMHIDVPDIDSDDLDDVEPWEEGDLGLLADLGLPEPVMSVIVGDTDLYADEQIGMIAARLGFADELSRVLDSLGH, translated from the coding sequence ATGGCTGCTGCGAGTTCCGACGAGCTGGATGGTTTTGCCGTTGCTGTGGTCCGTGAAGAGGGTAAGTGGACCGTCACGGCGATGGACAACAAGTCCCTCTCGAGTCTCTCCGACGCCGAGAACCTCCTGCGGGAGATGCGCAGCGCCGGAGCGGTGTTCGGCCTCCTCGACATCGACGACGAGTTCTTCGTCGTGATCCGTCCCGCCCCGTCGGGGTCGCGTCTGCTGCTGTCGGATGCGACCGCGAGCATCGACTACGACATCGCCGCCGACGTCCTCGACGCCATGCACATCGACGTCCCCGACATCGACTCCGATGACCTCGACGACGTCGAGCCGTGGGAGGAGGGTGACCTCGGTCTGCTGGCCGATCTCGGGTTGCCCGAACCGGTGATGAGCGTGATCGTCGGCGACACCGACCTCTACGCCGACGAGCAGATCGGCATGATCGCCGCGCGTCTGGGTTTCGCCGACGAACTGTCGCGCGTGCTGGACTCCCTCGGGCACTGA
- a CDS encoding nucleoside deaminase, giving the protein MARTDPDLMLMALEAAKLSGPQDVPVGAVVLDPYGVELARSGNTRERDGDPTAHAEVLALRAAAARHGDGWRLEDCTLVVTLEPCVMCAGAITMSRIGRLVFGAWEPKTGAVGSLWDVVRDRRLTHRPEVIGGVREEQCAELVRTFFVDRRTDGA; this is encoded by the coding sequence ATGGCGCGCACCGATCCCGACCTAATGCTGATGGCTCTCGAGGCGGCGAAACTGTCCGGGCCGCAGGATGTCCCGGTCGGTGCCGTCGTCCTCGATCCGTACGGTGTGGAACTCGCTCGTAGCGGCAACACCCGCGAACGCGACGGCGATCCCACCGCACACGCCGAGGTCCTCGCCCTGCGCGCGGCGGCCGCACGCCACGGGGACGGCTGGCGTCTGGAGGACTGCACCCTCGTGGTGACCCTCGAACCGTGCGTGATGTGCGCCGGCGCGATCACCATGTCGCGGATCGGGCGCCTCGTCTTCGGCGCCTGGGAACCCAAGACCGGTGCGGTCGGATCCCTGTGGGACGTCGTGCGGGATCGGCGTCTGACCCATCGCCCCGAGGTGATCGGTGGGGTGCGCGAGGAGCAGTGCGCGGAATTGGTGCGGACGTTCTTCGTCGATCGCCGCACAGATGGAGCCTGA
- a CDS encoding CsbD family protein: MGIADDAKNKAEELKGRGKEAAGSATDNDDLKAEGKGDQASAETKQKLTDAADAVKGKIDDVKDKLTGH; encoded by the coding sequence ATGGGTATCGCAGACGACGCGAAGAACAAGGCAGAAGAGCTCAAGGGACGCGGCAAGGAAGCAGCCGGCAGCGCCACCGACAACGACGACCTCAAGGCCGAGGGCAAGGGCGACCAGGCGTCGGCCGAGACCAAGCAGAAGCTGACCGACGCCGCCGATGCCGTCAAGGGCAAGATCGACGACGTCAAGGACAAGCTCACCGGACACTGA
- a CDS encoding wax ester/triacylglycerol synthase domain-containing protein: MRGLVDPKDALFWLGTSDAMPTDQYFVLAFDAPVPEHAPSWDEVCAHVKTRSAAIPALNKRLVESPSGVDYPVWVREEMSAEDCVTRLGEPDATWASCADAIAEKLESTVDATVTPWQMHVAERVRDVPYATGTCTVVLVRFSHVLTDGLGGAALLRALFGRTPRPADADVAAEASTVTPHGIAFRLRACGQAVGRLTHLLPAFVSVTGAGRRAAQLIARGDVVAPTPRARLSVNRCAESDRRVAVIPVPADLTRSSEFTVTQLALTAVSLATEKLLRDRGESADSLTAMMPVAFGPDAEWQGVNRFATGMVSMGGGADDLAARARTVRSSVTAERRRLAIPDIVKQFRLVETVPWPILRRVLRRRQKADPDQVAANLVFTSVNCGDGDMELLGSTAVMVAGFPCLSETLGIGIGLYGIGSALTLGVLTAPNAVGADDGYIELLESALVDVAGMVA, translated from the coding sequence ATGCGCGGTCTTGTTGATCCCAAAGACGCACTTTTCTGGCTTGGAACCTCGGACGCCATGCCGACCGACCAGTACTTCGTGCTCGCCTTCGACGCCCCCGTACCCGAACACGCGCCGTCGTGGGACGAGGTGTGCGCGCACGTCAAGACCCGGTCGGCCGCGATCCCGGCGTTGAACAAGCGACTGGTCGAATCCCCCTCCGGCGTCGACTATCCCGTCTGGGTGCGCGAGGAGATGTCGGCCGAGGATTGCGTGACCCGACTCGGTGAGCCCGACGCCACCTGGGCATCGTGCGCCGACGCCATTGCCGAGAAGCTGGAGTCGACCGTCGACGCGACCGTCACGCCGTGGCAGATGCACGTGGCCGAGCGCGTTCGCGACGTCCCGTACGCGACCGGGACCTGCACGGTCGTACTGGTCCGATTCAGCCATGTGCTCACCGACGGACTCGGTGGGGCGGCCCTGCTGCGTGCACTGTTCGGTCGGACGCCGCGGCCCGCCGACGCCGATGTGGCGGCAGAGGCGTCCACGGTCACCCCGCACGGGATCGCGTTCCGGCTCCGGGCCTGCGGTCAGGCCGTCGGACGCCTGACCCACCTGCTCCCCGCGTTCGTGTCGGTGACCGGCGCCGGTCGGCGGGCCGCGCAACTGATCGCGCGCGGCGATGTTGTCGCACCGACGCCGCGCGCGCGGCTGTCGGTGAACCGGTGCGCGGAATCCGACCGCCGGGTCGCCGTCATCCCGGTGCCTGCCGACCTGACCCGATCGTCGGAGTTCACCGTCACCCAACTCGCGCTGACGGCGGTGTCGTTGGCCACCGAGAAGTTGCTCCGAGATCGTGGTGAGAGCGCCGACTCGCTGACCGCGATGATGCCGGTGGCGTTCGGTCCGGACGCCGAGTGGCAGGGAGTCAACCGATTCGCGACCGGGATGGTGTCGATGGGTGGTGGGGCCGATGACCTCGCGGCCCGCGCCCGCACGGTGCGTTCATCGGTCACCGCCGAGCGCCGTCGGCTCGCGATCCCGGACATCGTCAAGCAGTTCCGGCTCGTCGAGACCGTGCCGTGGCCGATCCTGCGACGCGTCCTGCGTCGACGTCAGAAGGCCGACCCCGACCAGGTCGCCGCGAACCTGGTGTTCACCAGTGTGAACTGCGGCGACGGGGACATGGAGCTGTTGGGTTCGACCGCGGTGATGGTGGCGGGATTCCCGTGTCTGTCGGAGACCCTCGGGATCGGGATCGGTCTCTACGGGATCGGCTCGGCGCTGACCCTGGGTGTGCTCACCGCCCCGAACGCGGTGGGGGCCGACGACGGTTATATCGAGCTGCTGGAGTCCGCGCTCGTCGATGTCGCCGGGATGGTGGCCTGA
- a CDS encoding TetR/AcrR family transcriptional regulator, producing MTSAGLRETKKAATRQALAVAMLRLSARDGFDTVSVEAVAAEVGVSARTFHNYFAGKEEALRFYLAEVIGAIFSALEERPSDESFWDSTAAAFIEVVCDRADDPRELVHLMTLMDTEPSIAMKKNGDDVDGDAVVARFEELCRKRSIDSAGLGYTRLVLGCAAVGVRVALESHVDVTPSRAELRVTLQNTFDQIRSGLGTPIPTV from the coding sequence ATGACCTCAGCCGGACTGCGCGAAACGAAGAAGGCGGCCACCCGCCAAGCTCTTGCCGTCGCGATGCTGCGCCTGTCGGCGCGCGACGGTTTCGACACCGTGTCGGTGGAAGCGGTCGCGGCCGAGGTCGGCGTCTCCGCACGCACCTTCCACAACTACTTCGCGGGCAAGGAAGAGGCGTTGCGCTTCTACCTGGCCGAGGTCATCGGCGCGATCTTCTCGGCCCTGGAAGAACGTCCGTCGGACGAGAGCTTCTGGGACTCCACCGCCGCTGCGTTCATCGAGGTCGTGTGCGACCGCGCCGACGATCCACGGGAACTCGTCCACCTGATGACCCTGATGGACACCGAGCCCAGCATCGCGATGAAGAAGAACGGCGACGACGTCGACGGAGACGCCGTCGTCGCCCGATTCGAGGAGCTGTGCCGCAAGCGGTCCATCGACTCGGCCGGTCTCGGTTACACGCGTCTCGTACTCGGTTGCGCCGCAGTCGGTGTGCGGGTCGCACTCGAGAGCCACGTCGACGTCACGCCGTCTCGCGCGGAGTTGCGCGTCACCCTCCAGAACACTTTCGACCAGATCCGGTCGGGTCTCGGGACTCCGATACCCACCGTCTGA
- a CDS encoding MMPL family transporter: MATYLYRIGKWAFANRFKVIGIWLLILVGMGVAASTLAGPTSSSFSIPGIPSEKAQDALVEKFPEKPKFSEDISIKYVIKAPAGSNLTQPRYQEAIDQMVTSMKAFDGVKSPDTIINPFVPEAFGTPNAPGEVTQAAIDFQRDTFGKSEQDARTDAAAGSPINPDATVAQLGASYNVTEADKVTAKAHEQQTAVADAARQAGLTVEMSGTALPQPAIGATSELIGVGVAIVVLIITFGSFIAWGMPILTALIGLGIGLLAVTAASGFFTLSAETPILATMIGLAVGIDYALFIVSRYRHELLTAKSRADAAGRAVGTAGSAVVFAGLTVIIALSALSIVNIPFLTAMGLAAAVTVLVAVLVALTLLPAVLGLFGGKAFGASISFLNAPDSPKSASATTPRISNGTRFVKQIVARPAIALVLAIVVLGVIAAPMVGLKLALPNDGTGDPSTTQRKAYDLVAEGFGAGQNGPLVVVLDGTNVADADRNSTYNDVVGKIKDLPDVKNALITAADINKAGDTAVVSVLPNSGPSSSETQQLVKDLRSAEGGITDQYKVTYGVTGQTAIESDVSDRLSQSLVPYLAIVVGLAFILLMLVFRSILVPLTAALGFLLSIVATFGATVAIFQNGDLGLMSNPQPIVSFLPIFLIGIVFGLAMDYQVFLVTRMREEYVHGASARDAIVKGFSHSARVVAAAAAIMISVFAAFMLQDNSLIKSMGFALAAAVFFDAFVIRMIVIPAALAVLGDKAWWLPKWLDRILPNVDVEGEKLGEYLAEKDKRDERDREAVSV, translated from the coding sequence ATGGCCACATATCTGTACCGAATCGGTAAGTGGGCGTTCGCCAACCGGTTCAAGGTGATCGGCATCTGGCTGCTGATCCTGGTCGGCATGGGCGTCGCGGCGTCGACGCTGGCCGGACCCACCAGCTCGAGCTTCTCGATCCCCGGCATCCCGTCGGAGAAGGCCCAGGACGCACTCGTCGAGAAGTTCCCGGAGAAGCCGAAGTTCTCCGAGGACATCAGCATCAAGTACGTCATCAAGGCGCCGGCGGGGTCGAACCTGACGCAGCCGCGCTACCAGGAGGCCATCGACCAGATGGTCACCTCGATGAAGGCCTTCGACGGCGTCAAGTCCCCGGACACGATCATCAACCCCTTCGTTCCCGAGGCCTTCGGCACGCCGAACGCCCCCGGTGAGGTCACGCAGGCCGCGATCGACTTCCAGCGCGACACCTTCGGCAAGTCCGAGCAGGATGCGCGCACCGACGCTGCGGCCGGCTCGCCCATCAACCCCGACGCCACCGTTGCGCAGCTGGGGGCGTCGTACAACGTCACCGAGGCCGACAAGGTCACGGCGAAGGCGCACGAGCAGCAGACCGCGGTCGCCGATGCGGCGCGTCAGGCCGGTCTCACCGTCGAGATGAGCGGAACGGCGTTGCCGCAGCCCGCGATCGGTGCGACCTCCGAGCTCATCGGTGTCGGCGTTGCCATCGTGGTCCTGATCATCACGTTCGGATCGTTCATCGCCTGGGGCATGCCGATCCTCACCGCACTCATCGGCCTCGGCATCGGACTGTTGGCCGTCACCGCGGCGTCCGGATTCTTCACCCTGAGCGCCGAGACCCCGATCCTCGCGACCATGATCGGTCTCGCGGTCGGCATCGATTACGCGTTGTTCATCGTCTCGCGCTATCGACACGAGCTGTTGACGGCCAAATCCAGGGCTGATGCCGCCGGACGTGCCGTGGGCACCGCGGGATCGGCGGTGGTGTTCGCGGGCCTGACGGTCATCATCGCGCTGTCCGCTCTGTCCATCGTCAACATCCCGTTCCTCACCGCGATGGGACTGGCCGCGGCGGTCACCGTCCTGGTGGCGGTGCTCGTGGCCCTCACCCTGCTGCCCGCGGTCCTGGGATTGTTCGGTGGCAAGGCATTCGGCGCCTCCATCTCGTTCCTGAACGCACCGGACTCGCCGAAGTCGGCGAGTGCCACGACGCCCCGCATCTCCAACGGGACCCGGTTCGTCAAGCAGATCGTCGCACGGCCCGCCATCGCGCTGGTTCTCGCGATCGTCGTGCTCGGTGTGATCGCGGCGCCGATGGTCGGACTCAAGCTGGCCCTGCCCAACGACGGAACCGGCGACCCCTCGACGACGCAGCGCAAGGCCTACGACCTGGTGGCCGAGGGCTTCGGGGCCGGCCAGAACGGTCCGCTCGTGGTCGTCCTGGACGGGACGAATGTCGCTGACGCCGATCGCAACTCGACGTACAACGACGTCGTGGGCAAGATCAAGGACCTGCCGGATGTGAAGAACGCCCTCATCACCGCGGCCGACATCAACAAGGCCGGCGACACCGCCGTCGTGTCGGTGCTGCCCAACAGCGGCCCGAGCTCGTCGGAGACGCAGCAACTGGTGAAGGACCTGCGCTCGGCCGAGGGCGGGATCACCGACCAGTACAAGGTCACCTACGGCGTGACCGGTCAGACCGCCATCGAGAGTGACGTCTCGGACCGGCTCTCGCAGTCGCTGGTCCCGTACCTGGCCATCGTGGTGGGTCTGGCGTTCATCCTGCTGATGCTGGTGTTCCGCTCGATCCTGGTCCCGCTCACCGCGGCGCTCGGGTTCCTGCTGAGCATCGTGGCCACCTTCGGTGCGACGGTCGCGATCTTCCAGAACGGCGACCTCGGTCTGATGAGCAACCCGCAGCCGATCGTCAGCTTCCTCCCGATCTTCCTGATCGGCATCGTGTTCGGGTTGGCGATGGACTACCAGGTGTTCCTGGTGACCCGGATGCGCGAGGAATACGTGCACGGCGCGTCGGCGAGAGACGCCATCGTCAAGGGCTTCTCGCACAGCGCCCGGGTGGTGGCGGCGGCCGCGGCCATCATGATCTCGGTGTTCGCGGCGTTCATGCTGCAGGACAACTCGCTGATCAAGTCGATGGGCTTCGCGCTCGCGGCGGCGGTCTTCTTCGACGCCTTCGTGATCCGCATGATCGTCATCCCGGCGGCGCTGGCCGTGCTCGGCGACAAGGCGTGGTGGTTGCCGAAGTGGCTGGACCGGATCCTGCCGAACGTCGACGTCGAGGGCGAGAAGCTGGGCGAGTACCTCGCCGAGAAGGACAAGCGTGACGAGCGGGACCGTGAGGCCGTCTCGGTCTAG
- a CDS encoding cupin domain-containing protein has product MTPVRFFRQLTRLAIVSTGCALVAVALPTGTAGATPSSGISAVNLAQADIPAGLLPFITGPGQATVREITIAPGGTTGWHFHDGRLVGIVKQGTLTHPGADCKPVIYRQGQLIVEPEGEKNTHVGRNLTKTPVILDVLYLLPKGKPFFEDAPAPACDAPR; this is encoded by the coding sequence ATGACCCCCGTGCGATTCTTCCGGCAGCTCACCCGTCTGGCGATCGTCTCGACGGGCTGCGCGCTCGTCGCCGTCGCTCTACCGACCGGAACCGCGGGTGCCACACCGAGTTCCGGGATCAGTGCGGTGAACCTCGCCCAGGCCGACATCCCCGCCGGCCTGCTGCCGTTCATCACCGGACCAGGACAGGCGACGGTCCGTGAGATCACCATCGCGCCGGGCGGCACCACCGGATGGCACTTCCACGACGGTCGCCTGGTGGGGATCGTCAAGCAGGGAACGCTGACCCACCCGGGGGCGGACTGCAAGCCGGTCATCTACCGCCAGGGTCAGCTGATCGTCGAGCCCGAAGGTGAGAAGAACACCCACGTCGGACGCAACCTGACGAAGACCCCGGTGATCCTCGACGTGCTGTACCTGCTGCCCAAGGGCAAGCCGTTCTTCGAGGACGCACCCGCGCCCGCCTGCGACGCACCCCGGTAG
- the tgt gene encoding tRNA guanosine(34) transglycosylase Tgt, whose amino-acid sequence MITGVTTPDDTDHAPDRSFEFGTPLEGTLGRTGVIHTPHGDIATPAFIPVGTKATVKTVLPEAVADLGAQAVLANAYHLYLQPGPAIIDAAGGLGRFMNWPGPTYTDSGGFQVMSLGVGFKKVISMEVRDAENDDVIAPGKERLARVDDDGVTFKSHLDGTTHRFTPEVSMQIQHQLGADIIFAFDELTTLMNTRPYQVNSLERTRLWAIRCLAEHNRLTAERSHRPVQSLWGVIQGAQYEDLRRLAARDLMEASRRDQDAGGRGFGGYGIGGALEKENLGRIVGWVNSELPTETAKHLLGISEPDDIFTAIESGIDTFDCVSPSRVARNGAIYSFDGRYNVTNARFRSDFSSLDPELDNYATQYSRAYIHHLFKAKEGLASTLCTIHNEHFIVTLVDRARQAIEDGNYAEYRDGFLARYYAGSR is encoded by the coding sequence ATGATCACGGGCGTGACCACGCCCGACGACACCGACCATGCCCCCGACCGCAGTTTCGAGTTCGGCACCCCGTTGGAGGGCACTCTCGGTCGGACGGGTGTGATCCACACCCCACACGGGGACATCGCCACCCCGGCCTTCATCCCGGTCGGGACCAAGGCGACGGTGAAGACCGTCCTCCCCGAGGCGGTCGCGGATCTCGGTGCGCAGGCGGTGCTGGCCAACGCCTATCACCTGTACCTGCAGCCCGGCCCGGCGATCATCGACGCCGCCGGTGGGCTCGGTCGGTTCATGAACTGGCCCGGCCCGACCTACACCGACAGCGGCGGGTTCCAGGTGATGTCGCTGGGCGTCGGGTTCAAGAAGGTCATATCGATGGAGGTCCGCGACGCCGAGAACGACGATGTCATCGCCCCGGGCAAGGAGCGGCTCGCGCGGGTCGACGACGACGGTGTGACGTTCAAGTCGCACCTCGACGGCACCACGCACCGGTTCACCCCGGAGGTGTCGATGCAGATCCAGCACCAGCTCGGCGCCGACATCATCTTCGCGTTCGACGAACTGACCACGCTGATGAACACCCGCCCGTATCAGGTCAATTCGCTGGAGCGGACCCGGCTGTGGGCGATCCGGTGCCTCGCCGAACACAACCGGCTCACCGCCGAGCGCAGCCACCGCCCGGTGCAGTCGCTGTGGGGTGTGATCCAGGGAGCGCAGTACGAGGACCTGCGGCGGCTCGCGGCGCGGGACCTTATGGAGGCCAGTCGCCGGGATCAGGACGCCGGCGGGCGCGGCTTCGGTGGCTACGGGATCGGCGGCGCACTCGAGAAGGAGAACCTCGGGCGCATCGTCGGCTGGGTGAACTCCGAGCTGCCCACCGAGACCGCGAAACACCTGTTGGGGATCAGCGAGCCGGACGACATCTTCACCGCGATCGAGAGCGGCATCGACACGTTCGACTGCGTCTCGCCGTCACGGGTGGCGCGCAACGGCGCGATCTACTCGTTCGACGGTCGGTACAACGTCACCAACGCCCGCTTCCGCAGCGATTTCAGCTCCCTCGACCCGGAGCTCGACAACTACGCCACGCAGTACAGCCGCGCCTACATCCACCACCTGTTCAAGGCGAAGGAGGGACTCGCGTCGACCTTGTGCACCATCCACAACGAACACTTCATCGTCACCCTGGTCGACCGTGCGCGGCAGGCCATCGAGGACGGGAACTACGCCGAGTACCGCGACGGGTTCCTCGCGCGCTACTACGCGGGCAGCCGGTAG